Proteins encoded within one genomic window of Episyrphus balteatus chromosome 1, idEpiBalt1.1, whole genome shotgun sequence:
- the LOC129905296 gene encoding uncharacterized protein LOC129905296 encodes MKPSDSADKVCENGTSYVMPHHAMIKPESLTTKNPKDDLSVFEMLTLTFGVSCSPYLAIRSLHQLAKEVNRSHPLASKILLNELFVDDVLSGAHDISTAVEAQFELIEVLKSAGFNLRKWTSNAKELLSPLPKGLLLNEDFLTIDDKSSVKMLGIKWKATKDTFSFSVQSIPQSNSFSKRSVLFVIAKLYDPIGWLAPIVITAKILMQQIWKDKTEWDSCLLPTTEQSWKVFVASLPEVANVSIPRWVEYTPHAVSQIHGFCDASEKAYAAYIYLRVQQQDKITSHLLWAKSKVAPVNTISLPRLELQGAVLLSKMISLLSTALQIQNVSLVKLWTDSTIVLAWLQKQPCSW; translated from the exons ATGAAACCAAGTGATTCCGCGGATAAGGTTTGCGAAAACGGCACATCATATGTTATGCCACATCATGCAATGATTAAACCGGAAAGCCTAACAACAAAA AACCCGAAAGATGATCTAAGCGTTTTTGAAATGTTAACACTAACATTTGGTGTTTCCTGCTCCCCATATTTAGCAATTCGTTCTTTGCATCAGTTGGCTAAGGAAGTAAATCGGTCTCATCCTCTAGcatcaaaaattcttttaaacgAGTTGTTTGTAGATGACGTTCTTTCAGGGGCTCATGACATTTCCACTGCGGTAGAAGCTCAATTCGAATTAATTGAGGTATTAAAGTCTGCCGGTTTCAATTTAAGAAAGTGGACATCGAACGCGAAGGAGTTACTGAGTCCTCTGCCTAAAGGTTTACTTCTTAACGAAGATTTCCTAACTATTGATGATAAaagttctgtaaaaatgcttgGCATAAAATGGAAAGCTACTAAAGATACATTTTCGTTTTCGGTACAATCAATACCACAATCTAACTCTTTCTCAAAACGCTCAGTTCTATTCGTCATTGCAAAATTGTATGATCCTATAGGGTGGTTGGCCCCTATTGTGATCACAGCAAAAATACTGATGCAACAAATTTGGAAGGATAAAACTGAATGGGATAGTTGTCTTCTTCCCACCACCGAACAGAGTTGGAAAGTATTTGTGGCAAGTTTGCCAGAGGTTGCAAATGTAAGTATACCACGATGGGTGGAATACACTCCGCACGCTGTTTCACAGATTCACGGATTCTGTGACGCGTCCGAAAAAGCTTATGCGGCATATATTTACTTACGAGTGCAACAACAAGATAAAATTACCTCCCATCTCTTGTGGGCGAAATCAAAGGTTGCGCCAGTAAATACTATCTCCTTACCAAGGCTAGAGTTGCAAGGGGCAGTTCTTCTATCTAAAATGATCAGTTTATTGTCAACAgctcttcaaattcaaaatgtttCATTAGTTAAGTTGTGGACGGATTCCACTATAGTCTTAGCCTGGCTTCAAAAACAACCATGTTCATGGTGA
- the LOC129905311 gene encoding uncharacterized protein LOC129905311, whose product MSLEALILACDELLDLHASFKGKSASELKKSAFEAYRVELQALWLDVKKAYSEYISAAAADDVLIASLPEVKAKYGNSSDTYIEFLSDILEATRPQEVSLKPNNEKSDNVELKHYMHLPPCETEIFSGNFLKWPAFRDMFTALYIRHARLSPVQKLFHLRARTKDHALSIVSKFEITDDNFEVAWAALKEHYENKRVFVNNHLSILLGQVCITVESADALVKLL is encoded by the coding sequence atgagTTTGGAGGCTTTAATTTTGGCATGCGATGAGCTCCTTGATTTACATGCGTCATTTAAAGGAAAATCTGCTAGCGAGCTAAAAAAATCGGCTTTTGAAGCTTATCGGGTTGAACTTCAAGCACTTTGGCTTGATGTTAAGAAAGCATACAGTGAATATATTAGTGCGGCGGCCGCTGATGACGTTCTCATTGCGTCACTCCCTGAGGTTAAGGCAAAATATGGAAACTCTTCGGACACATATATTGAATTTCTCAGTGATATTTTGGAGGCGACGCGGCCCCAAGAGGTTAGTTTAAAGCCGAATAACGAAAAGAGTGATAATGTCGAATTAAAGCATTATATGCATCTTCCGCCGTGTGAAACGGAAATATTTAGTGGCAATTTTCTCAAATGGCCAGCATTTAGAGACATGTTTACGGCACTTTACATTCGACACGCAAGGTTAAGTCccgttcaaaaactttttcacttGCGTGCTCGGACTAAAGATCATGCCTTAAGCATCGTCTCTAAATTTGAGATAACAGATGATAATTTCGAGGTGGCTTGGGCTGCTCTCAAAGAACATTACGAAAATAAACGCGTTTTCGTGAATAATCATCTAAGTATTTTGCTTGGTCAGGTATGCATAACGGTTGAATCGGCAGATGCATTAGTGAAGCTATTATAG